The Halalkalibacter krulwichiae genome has a segment encoding these proteins:
- a CDS encoding CheR family methyltransferase, translating to MIDDYQQFIAKVKKKTGIDLSLYKEAQMKRRLEALRTKKGYPDFMSFYQAMIYDNEMFNEFLDRMTINVSEFFRNAKRWEVLENVVLPQIIQENPNPKVWSAACSTGEEPFTLAMILSKFMSLSKVSVLATDIDRGILEQAKAGFYTERSLKEVPKEMLTTYFTKDSVGYKVDDLIKRAVRFKQQNLLADRFEESFDLIVCRNVMIYFTEEAKEELYHKFSRALRPGGVLFVGSTEQIFNPAAYQFKTEETFFYKKI from the coding sequence ATGATCGACGATTATCAACAGTTTATTGCGAAGGTTAAAAAGAAAACGGGCATTGATTTATCATTATATAAAGAAGCCCAGATGAAAAGACGACTTGAAGCATTGCGAACGAAAAAAGGGTATCCTGATTTTATGTCCTTTTATCAAGCGATGATTTATGACAATGAGATGTTTAATGAATTCCTAGATCGAATGACAATTAACGTCTCAGAATTTTTCCGGAATGCAAAAAGGTGGGAAGTGCTTGAGAACGTTGTTCTTCCTCAAATAATACAAGAAAATCCAAACCCAAAAGTATGGAGTGCAGCTTGTTCGACAGGTGAAGAACCTTTTACACTTGCTATGATTCTTTCAAAATTCATGTCATTATCAAAGGTTTCTGTTTTAGCTACTGATATAGATCGAGGAATTCTTGAACAGGCAAAGGCGGGCTTTTATACTGAACGTTCATTAAAGGAAGTTCCTAAGGAAATGTTAACTACCTATTTTACGAAAGATTCTGTAGGATACAAAGTCGATGACTTAATAAAACGAGCTGTACGTTTTAAACAGCAAAATCTTTTGGCTGACCGTTTTGAGGAAAGCTTTGATTTAATTGTTTGTCGTAACGTCATGATTTATTTTACAGAAGAAGCTAAAGAAGAGCTCTATCATAAATTTAGTAGAGCATTAAGACCTGGTGGAGTATTATTTGTTGGTAGTACCGAACAAATTTTTAATCCTGCTGCGTATCAATTCAAGACAGAAGAAACGTTTTTCTACAAAAAAATATAG
- the aroC gene encoding chorismate synthase: protein MRYLTAGESHGPQLTTIIEGIPAQLELVAEDINQDLARRQGGYGRGRRMQIEKDQVQILSGVRHGKTTGAPIALVVENKDWTHWTKIMGAEPIGEDAEKEVKRKLTRPRPGHADLNGAIKYGHRDMRNVLERSSARETTVRVATGAVAKKLLSTFGIKVGGHVLEIGGVKAENTSFDSVEDLQVRSEASQVRCLDEEASVKMMEAIDAAKNDGDSIGGVVEVVVENVPVGLGSHVHYDRKLDAKLAAAVMSINAFKGVEIGIGFEAARLPGSQVHDEIIWDEEKGYTRKTNRLGGFEGGMTTGMPIVVRGVMKPIPTLYKPLQSVDIDTKEPFEASIERSDSCAVPAASVVAEAVVAWEIANALLETFGHDQMSTIEANVKRHQDEARTF, encoded by the coding sequence ATGAGATACTTAACTGCTGGTGAATCACATGGACCGCAATTAACAACGATTATTGAAGGAATACCAGCTCAACTAGAGTTGGTGGCTGAAGACATAAATCAAGATTTAGCGCGTCGCCAAGGTGGATATGGACGTGGAAGAAGAATGCAAATCGAAAAGGATCAAGTCCAGATCTTAAGCGGGGTTCGACATGGTAAAACAACTGGGGCTCCTATTGCATTAGTAGTTGAAAATAAGGATTGGACACACTGGACAAAAATTATGGGTGCTGAGCCAATTGGTGAAGACGCAGAAAAGGAAGTTAAGCGTAAATTGACAAGACCGCGTCCTGGACATGCTGATTTAAATGGCGCAATTAAATACGGACACCGTGATATGCGTAATGTTCTAGAGCGTTCCTCAGCGCGTGAAACAACAGTTCGAGTAGCAACAGGAGCTGTCGCGAAAAAGTTGCTTTCGACTTTTGGCATTAAAGTTGGTGGTCATGTTCTTGAAATTGGTGGAGTGAAAGCAGAAAATACTTCTTTCGATTCAGTAGAAGATTTACAAGTTCGCTCTGAAGCATCACAAGTTCGTTGTTTAGACGAAGAAGCAAGTGTCAAAATGATGGAAGCAATTGATGCTGCCAAGAATGACGGGGATTCTATTGGGGGCGTCGTTGAAGTAGTCGTTGAAAATGTGCCAGTAGGACTTGGAAGTCATGTTCATTACGACCGGAAGCTTGATGCGAAATTAGCAGCTGCAGTTATGAGCATTAATGCATTTAAAGGTGTTGAGATTGGAATTGGCTTTGAAGCTGCTCGTTTACCTGGTAGCCAAGTCCATGATGAGATAATTTGGGATGAAGAAAAAGGATATACACGTAAAACAAATCGTTTAGGTGGGTTTGAAGGGGGCATGACTACAGGAATGCCGATCGTTGTTCGTGGAGTAATGAAGCCAATTCCAACACTTTATAAGCCTCTTCAAAGTGTCGATATTGATACGAAAGAACCGTTCGAGGCAAGTATTGAGCGTTCGGATAGTTGTGCTGTCCCTGCGGCGTCTGTAGTAGCAGAAGCTGTAGTAGCTTGGGAAATAGCTAATGCACTTCTAGAAACGTTCGGGCACGATCAAATGTCAACGATTGAAGCAAATGTTAAACGTCACCAGGATGAAGCGAGGACCTTTTAA
- the ndk gene encoding nucleoside-diphosphate kinase translates to MERTYLMIKPDGVQRNLIGEIVSRFEKKGFTLVAAKLMTVSKETAETHYGEHKERPFFGELVSFITSGPVFAMVWEGESVISTARTMMGATNPQEAAPGTIRGDYGVQVAMNVIHGSDSPESAEREINIFFNEEELNSYDKEVNKWV, encoded by the coding sequence ATGGAACGTACATATTTAATGATTAAACCAGATGGAGTTCAACGCAATTTAATCGGAGAGATTGTTTCACGCTTCGAAAAGAAAGGGTTTACATTGGTTGCTGCCAAATTAATGACTGTATCAAAAGAAACTGCTGAGACACATTACGGTGAGCATAAAGAGCGTCCTTTCTTTGGGGAGCTTGTTAGCTTTATTACTTCAGGACCTGTATTTGCGATGGTATGGGAAGGTGAAAGCGTTATTTCGACAGCACGCACAATGATGGGAGCAACTAACCCGCAAGAGGCAGCACCTGGTACCATTCGTGGAGACTATGGTGTTCAAGTTGCTATGAATGTTATTCATGGTTCTGACTCTCCAGAAAGCGCTGAAAGAGAAATTAACATCTTCTTCAATGAGGAAGAATTAAATTCTTATGATAAAGAAGTAAATAAATGGGTTTAA
- the hepT gene encoding heptaprenyl diphosphate synthase component II yields the protein MKLAEIYMQFQSDITIIEKELESSVKSNNDILQEASIQLLKAGGKRIRPVFVLLAAKFGQYDICALKHIAVPLELIHMGSLVHDDVIDDAELRRGKKTIKSQWNNRIAMYTGDFIFGKAIETTTFFDNPKIHEILANAMLEMCLGEIEQIKDQYNWEQNFRIYLRRIKRKTALLIAVSCELGALAAKADYKTQRNLYRFGYNVGMAFQITDDVLDFIGTEEQLGKPAGGDLRQGNVTLPALYAMHKDPDIFNLIKEMLATKFPENIDLTEILTEVKQSGGIEYSLSISDRYLQKAYDALEQLPDIEEKQYLREIAAYIGKRKF from the coding sequence ATGAAACTAGCAGAAATATATATGCAATTTCAATCTGATATTACGATAATTGAGAAGGAACTTGAGAGCTCAGTTAAATCAAACAATGACATTTTGCAAGAGGCTTCTATCCAGTTACTTAAAGCAGGAGGAAAACGAATTCGTCCTGTATTTGTCTTGTTGGCTGCTAAATTTGGGCAATATGATATTTGTGCTTTAAAGCATATTGCAGTACCACTTGAATTGATTCATATGGGTTCTCTTGTTCATGATGATGTAATTGATGATGCGGAACTTCGAAGAGGAAAAAAGACGATAAAGTCACAATGGAATAACCGTATTGCCATGTATACGGGTGATTTTATTTTTGGAAAAGCAATTGAGACAACGACTTTCTTTGATAACCCTAAAATACATGAAATATTAGCTAATGCGATGCTTGAAATGTGTCTAGGAGAAATTGAACAAATTAAAGACCAGTACAATTGGGAGCAAAATTTCCGTATTTATCTTAGGAGAATTAAAAGGAAGACTGCACTTTTAATTGCTGTTAGTTGTGAGTTAGGAGCCTTAGCAGCTAAGGCTGATTATAAGACGCAAAGGAATTTATATCGATTTGGTTATAATGTTGGGATGGCATTTCAAATAACAGATGATGTATTAGATTTCATTGGGACAGAGGAACAATTAGGAAAACCAGCTGGTGGAGATCTTCGTCAAGGAAATGTGACCTTACCTGCTCTTTATGCGATGCATAAGGATCCTGATATTTTTAATCTTATTAAGGAGATGCTAGCGACTAAGTTTCCAGAGAACATTGATCTCACCGAAATTCTAACAGAAGTTAAACAATCAGGTGGAATTGAATATTCTCTCTCAATTAGTGATCGTTATTTACAAAAGGCTTACGATGCTTTAGAACAGTTACCTGATATAGAGGAAAAGCAATATTTAAGAGAGATTGCAGCATATATTGGGAAACGGAAATTCTAA